DNA from Luoshenia tenuis:
AACGTACAGATGGAAGTGAAGCTGATCACGCCGATCGCCATCGAAGAGGGGCTGCGTTTTGCTATCCGCGAGGGTGGCCGCACGGTTGCTTCCGGCGTCGTGGCTTCCATTATTGAATAGTTCAAGATTGTATTGAAAGCGGGGACAGGGTTGTCTGTCCCCGCTTTTTATATGCGCAAACAAAATTGCCGGAAAGGGCGGAAATCTCTGGCCAGATGGGCTTTTTTGGTTGACAACTTGCCTGGGGTATGATAAATTTAATAAAGCGTCACCCCTTGGGGTGTTTTTTAGTGATGAAAATTCTAGGAGGTACCAGAAGATGCGCGTAAAGATCACACTGGCCTGCACGGAATGCAAGCAGCGGAATTATGATACGACCAAGAACAAGAAAAATACGCCGGATCGCTTGGAAGTGCGCAAGTATTGTAAGTTTTGCAAGGCGGAGACCGTACATCGCGAAACTCGCTAAAAGCCATGCGCCTGATTTAAGGGAAACGGGACAACTAATTGCGAATTGAGGATGTGAAGCTATGGCGGGCATTTCGCTCAAAAAGGACCCGGCGGGGTCTTCTGCACCCGAGAAAGGGCGCAAGGGCGGGGTAAAAGCGCAGAATAATAAAAAGCAAAAGCGCAAGCCCTTCCGTTTTGTGCGCGAATCTTTGGTAGAATTGAAAAAGGTGAACTGGCCTTCCCGTAAAGAGCTTATCTCTTACACGGTGGCTGTGGTCGTCTTTGTCATTCTGTTCATGATCGTGATCGGTGCGGTTGACCTGGGACTTTCCCAGCTGTACAAGCTCGTGATAAATTAGGGTGGGAGGTAGAGGTTATATACCTCTGGTCTAAATATGTCTGAAACCACTGCTAGTGCTGCATGGTATGTCGTCCATACCTATTCGGGATATGAAAATAAGGTAAAGGCCAACCTGGAAAAAACCGTGGAGAACCGCGGCTTGCAGGATCTGATCCTTGAGGTAACCATCCCGATGGAAGAGCAGATCGAAATTAAAAACGGGAAACGCAAAACGGTTCAGCGCAAGCTGTATCCGGGTTATGTCATGGTCAAAATGATCATGACGGACGAATCCTGGTACGTAGTGCGCAATACGCGCGGCGTGACGGGGTTTGTGGGCCCGGGGTCCAAGCCCATTCCGCTGTCCAATGAAGAGGTACGCTCCATGCAGGTGGAGATGGTCCCGGTCAAGTTGGATGTGGAAGTCGGCCAGAATGTCCGTGTGCTGTCCGGTCCGCTGGAGAGCTTTATCGGTACGGTGACCGATGTGGATGCCGAGCGGCAAAAGGTACGCGTATCTGTATCCATGTTTGGCCGCGAAACGCCGGTTGAACTGGATTTCACCCAGGTGGTTACCTTATAAGTAACCTTTTATTTGCTTCCAAGACATGAGCAATCATGTGTTGTGATAGTGGGAGGGAAGCGCCGCGCAAGCGTGGCTCCCGCCTGAACCACAAAACGAAGAGGAGGTGTCAAACATGGCCAAGAAAATTGCGGGTTATATCAAACTGCAGGTGCCCGCCGGCAAAGCGACTCCTGCGCCGCCGATCGGTCCGGCGCTGGGTCAGCACGGCGTCAATATAATGGGATTCTGCAAAGAATTCAACGAGCGTACGGCAAAGCAGGCCGGTCTGGTTATCCCTGTGGTAATCACCGTCTATGCGGATCGTTCTTTCAGCTTCATTACCAAAACGCCGCCGGCCGCCGTTCTGATTAAGAAGGCGATCGGTCTGGAAACGGCTTCTGGTAAGCCGAATCGTGAAAAAGTCGGCAACATCACCACTGCCCAGATCCGCGAGATCGCCGAGCTGAAAATGCCCGACCTGAACGCGAACACGGTTGAAGCGGCGATGAGCATGATCGCCGGTACGGCCCGTTCCATGGGTGTTGTCGTCGTCGACTAATAGCGCTTTTAGTAATGTGGGAGGACGGGCGTGGCCCGGCCGATAATACCACCAAGGAGGAAACGAAATGAAACATGGTAAGAATTACCGTGCCAGCCAGGAGCTGATCGACCGCTCCAGGCTGTACGATACCGCTGAGGCTGTGCAGCTGGCCCTCCAGACGGCAAAGGCCAAGTTCGATGAGACCATCGAGCTGTCCATCCGTTTGGGTGTTGACCCGCGCCATGCCGACCAGCAGGTTCGCGGCGCGGTGGTGCTGCCCCATGGTACCGGCCGTACGGTTCGCGTGCTGGTCTTTGCCAAGGGCGATAAGGCCACCGAGGCGCAGAACGCCGGTGCCGACTTCGTGGGCGCCGAAGAGCTGATTGCCAAGATCCAGAATGAAAACTGGTTTGATTTTGATGTTTGCGTAGCCACCCCCGATATGATGGGTTTAGTGGGCCGTATCGGCCGCGTGTTGGGTCCCAAGGGCCTGATGCCTAACCCCAAGAGCGGCACGGTTACGATGGACATCACCAAGGCGATCGAGGATATCAAAGCCGGTAAGGTGGAGTACCGCGTTGACCGTTCCAGTATCATCCACGTGCCGATCGGCAAAAAGTCTTTCGGCGAAGAGAAACTGTTGGAGAACCTGAACGTGTTGGTGGATGCCGTTGTCCGCGCGAAACCCGCTGCGGCCAAGGGTACCTACATGCGTTCGATGGTCATCTCCTCTACGATGGGCCCTGGCATCAAAATCAACGCAGCGCGCTTCTAAATTGTATTGACGGGACGCCTGTCCCCTGGTATAATATTAGCGTTGTCAATTAAATAAATGGCCACCGCAGACAGCAGGTGCCCTTTGGGGCATAAAGGTTTACCGCCTGCCGAGGTGCGCATGGATATTGTATTACACAATGCCCCTGTGCCGGTCTGCGCACAGGGGCTTTTTATTGCGAGTGAAGATGCAAGGAGGTGGCAAAGAAGAATGTCCCAGAATGTTGAACTCAAAAAGACGGTTGTCGCCGAGATTTCTGATCGCTTCGCACGTGCGCAGGGCGTGGTGCTGGTGGATTATCGGGGTCTGACGGTGGAGGAAGTGACGCAGCTGCGCCGCTTGTTCCGCAAGGAGAACGTGGAGTACAAGGTACTGAAGAATACGCTGATCGGCCGTGCGGCCAAGGAGCAGGGTATCGAAGGCCTGGATCCCGTTTTGGAAGGGCCTACGGCGGTCGCCTTTGGTTACGACGATCCGGTCGCTCCGGCGCGCATCGTTTGTGACTTTATTAAAAAGACCAACAAGGTTGAGATCAAGTGCGGCGTCGTATCCGGCAAGGTGGTAGACGCGGCCGCGGTCAACGACCTGGCGAAGCTGCCCAGCAAAGAGGTGTTGGTGGCCAAAATGCTTGGCTCGCTCAATTCCCCGG
Protein-coding regions in this window:
- the rplK gene encoding 50S ribosomal protein L11, whose protein sequence is MAKKIAGYIKLQVPAGKATPAPPIGPALGQHGVNIMGFCKEFNERTAKQAGLVIPVVITVYADRSFSFITKTPPAAVLIKKAIGLETASGKPNREKVGNITTAQIREIAELKMPDLNANTVEAAMSMIAGTARSMGVVVVD
- the secE gene encoding preprotein translocase subunit SecE, with protein sequence MAGISLKKDPAGSSAPEKGRKGGVKAQNNKKQKRKPFRFVRESLVELKKVNWPSRKELISYTVAVVVFVILFMIVIGAVDLGLSQLYKLVIN
- the rplJ gene encoding 50S ribosomal protein L10, which gives rise to MSQNVELKKTVVAEISDRFARAQGVVLVDYRGLTVEEVTQLRRLFRKENVEYKVLKNTLIGRAAKEQGIEGLDPVLEGPTAVAFGYDDPVAPARIVCDFIKKTNKVEIKCGVVSGKVVDAAAVNDLAKLPSKEVLVAKMLGSLNSPAAGLVGVLSGPARALAVALNAIREQKEQA
- a CDS encoding EF-Tu C-terminal domain-related protein, with the translated sequence NVQMEVKLITPIAIEEGLRFAIREGGRTVASGVVASIIE
- the nusG gene encoding transcription termination/antitermination protein NusG, giving the protein MSETTASAAWYVVHTYSGYENKVKANLEKTVENRGLQDLILEVTIPMEEQIEIKNGKRKTVQRKLYPGYVMVKMIMTDESWYVVRNTRGVTGFVGPGSKPIPLSNEEVRSMQVEMVPVKLDVEVGQNVRVLSGPLESFIGTVTDVDAERQKVRVSVSMFGRETPVELDFTQVVTL
- the rpmG gene encoding 50S ribosomal protein L33; protein product: MRVKITLACTECKQRNYDTTKNKKNTPDRLEVRKYCKFCKAETVHRETR
- the rplA gene encoding 50S ribosomal protein L1, whose translation is MKHGKNYRASQELIDRSRLYDTAEAVQLALQTAKAKFDETIELSIRLGVDPRHADQQVRGAVVLPHGTGRTVRVLVFAKGDKATEAQNAGADFVGAEELIAKIQNENWFDFDVCVATPDMMGLVGRIGRVLGPKGLMPNPKSGTVTMDITKAIEDIKAGKVEYRVDRSSIIHVPIGKKSFGEEKLLENLNVLVDAVVRAKPAAAKGTYMRSMVISSTMGPGIKINAARF